Part of the Caulifigura coniformis genome, GGGCGCACCGTGGGGGTCGTACTCGGGACGGCCGAGAAACTCATCCATGCGGTCGACGAGCCCGTCGCTGACGGCATGTTCCATGTTCTCGGCTTCGTCGTGCACTTCATCCCACGACAGGCCGAGCGTTTTGACGAGGAACAATTCGATCAGGCGATGCCGCCGGAGCATGCGGAGCGCGAGAGTCTTGCCCGACTTGGTGAGCTTCACGCCTTCGTAGGGCTTGTACTGGGCCAGTTCGGATTCGGCGAGCGTTTTGAGCATGCTCGTGACCGTGCCGGGGGAGACGGCCAGTGCGGCGGCGACTTCACCCGTGGAGACATTGTCCTGACCCGTGCGGATGGCGATCTGGAGAATCGCCTTGCAGTAGTTTTCGACGGTCAGGCTGTGCATGCAGAGACTTCCGCGTCGCGAGTGCTGGTCGCGTGAAATTCAGATCGGAGACAGTCATCCTAGCAACCCGAACGTTTCCGACCTCTCTCGAAGCGGCGTTTTCCAGCATGGCCAAGAAAAGCGCGAAGAAACAGAAATCGATCAGTGAAGAGGTCGCGTCATCGATGTACGCCCTCACTGAGAAGTTCCAGTCGATGCCCGAGGACGAGCGGGACAGTTTCATGGAGGAACTCGACGCGGCGCTTGAGCAACAGGTCACCGAGCGCGAGGTCCTCTCCGAGCACGTCCTCGACAAGACCGGCCGCACGGCGTCGGTCTCCCGCGACTTCATTGCGGCCGGCCCTGGGCGTGGAATGGACATTCTCTACGTTGACAACGGCCTGATGGAAATTGCCGTTCTCCCCGGCCGCGGGATGGGGATCTGGAAGGCGTCCCATCGCAACGTCGAGGGGGAACTCGGGTGGAACTCACCCGTCAAGCATCCGGTTCATCCGTCGCTCGTGAACCTCGAAGCCCGCAACGGCCTGGGCT contains:
- a CDS encoding metal-dependent transcriptional regulator codes for the protein MHSLTVENYCKAILQIAIRTGQDNVSTGEVAAALAVSPGTVTSMLKTLAESELAQYKPYEGVKLTKSGKTLALRMLRRHRLIELFLVKTLGLSWDEVHDEAENMEHAVSDGLVDRMDEFLGRPEYDPHGAPIPQADGTMRGDTENAQPLSDCEAGARVRLSRVLTQSPDFLRHLAGAGLTLGVEVEVVENSPIGGTITLRTGGRKTQTLGHSAAAQLMATPVSGRA